A window from Halomicrobium urmianum encodes these proteins:
- a CDS encoding glycosyltransferase family 4 protein — protein sequence MNEITSTSIPVEIATKVHLDTSIDVVLVSYYDNSIDDLDPDVRQLDVPMVKLGAKSRLDFKSYWDLRQLCSKNVDILHTHHNSTGSLGRMAILGTGTKIINTEHNDHRFFSHLQKATNSISYPIVDTMVYNSQNTKTSTGLYEKILSVQSKSEVIYNGIDIGRIDDARKSPVEVPDGPVITTVGRLVEQKNHKTLLQAFKLIVNQYPETTLLIVGDGPLYDELRSLSNELGIQDSVVFTGYLPRREDVYNVLKNSTIGVFPSWYEGFCVAAVEAMATGLPVVVSDLDVLHEVVGDPAIFADPSDPVSFEIAIKDLLQSPERRERLGRKAKDRARSTFSLEDTVREYYSVYREMAETSNQ from the coding sequence GTGAATGAAATCACGTCTACTTCAATTCCAGTTGAGATAGCAACTAAAGTCCACTTAGACACCAGTATAGATGTTGTGCTAGTTTCATACTATGATAATTCAATTGATGACTTAGATCCCGATGTTAGGCAATTGGATGTGCCTATGGTGAAACTGGGCGCCAAATCACGTCTTGATTTTAAATCCTATTGGGATCTTCGCCAGCTCTGTTCAAAGAATGTGGATATATTACATACTCACCACAACTCAACTGGATCTCTTGGAAGGATGGCAATACTTGGCACTGGTACCAAAATAATCAACACCGAGCATAATGATCATAGATTCTTCTCCCATTTACAAAAGGCAACTAATTCAATTAGCTATCCCATTGTAGACACTATGGTTTATAACTCGCAAAATACAAAGACATCAACAGGACTATACGAAAAGATATTATCGGTGCAATCAAAGAGTGAAGTCATATACAACGGCATTGATATTGGTCGAATAGATGATGCTAGAAAATCGCCAGTTGAGGTCCCCGATGGTCCAGTAATAACTACCGTTGGAAGACTAGTTGAGCAAAAAAATCACAAAACGCTACTACAGGCTTTTAAACTGATTGTAAATCAATATCCTGAAACTACACTCCTCATTGTTGGAGATGGTCCCTTATATGACGAACTCCGATCGTTGTCAAACGAACTTGGAATACAGGACTCAGTAGTTTTCACGGGTTATCTCCCACGCCGTGAAGATGTCTATAATGTATTAAAGAATTCTACTATCGGAGTTTTTCCGTCTTGGTATGAAGGATTTTGTGTTGCAGCAGTTGAAGCGATGGCAACTGGTCTTCCCGTGGTAGTCAGCGATCTCGATGTACTCCATGAAGTCGTCGGAGATCCAGCTATATTTGCCGATCCAAGCGATCCAGTCTCTTTTGAAATAGCGATCAAAGATCTACTACAGAGTCCCGAAAGAAGAGAAAGATTAGGTAGAAAAGCTAAGGACAGAGCTCGCTCTACTTTCTCACTCGAGGACACCGTCCGTGAATATTATAGTGTCTATAGAGAGATGGCTGAAACGTCGAACCAATGA
- a CDS encoding Cdc6/Cdc18 family protein → MPSDDNRDPLFRYDDPIFVDEDMLKISHIPQPDRIVGRDEQMQKVVRALNPAIMGSEPTNLLIFGKTGTGKSLISRAVTERMQAEAERNDTTVESVFIDCGEHTTEVSVVKQIASALNKPISGVSVPKSGISQSDYYERLWRILNTCCDVAVIILDEIDMLADDEVLRKLSRAGENKHVSTPIGIIGVSNKIDYPDELSERVQSSFNRDELVFPAYDADQLIEILEHRRDAFKEGVLDDGAIPLTAALAAQDHGDARKAIDILRNAGRIARDEESTTVTEEHVRAAQSKTEADRFDELVNGAPLQAKLIILTLARLHRESEQNEFVTETIYKTYRQLAEQIDVEPRSERRVQEILQEQDFLNVIQSDRRGRGRGKGVASYHRLLEDVNIVEHVLNRDGRLRELVDTE, encoded by the coding sequence ATGCCAAGTGACGACAATCGCGATCCTCTCTTTCGGTACGACGATCCGATCTTCGTCGACGAGGACATGCTGAAGATATCACATATCCCGCAACCGGATCGCATCGTCGGTCGTGACGAGCAGATGCAAAAAGTAGTGCGTGCCCTCAACCCGGCGATTATGGGCAGCGAGCCGACGAATCTACTCATCTTCGGAAAGACTGGAACGGGGAAGTCACTCATCTCCAGAGCCGTCACCGAACGGATGCAAGCGGAGGCCGAGCGCAACGATACCACGGTCGAATCAGTCTTCATCGACTGCGGAGAGCACACAACCGAGGTGTCCGTCGTCAAGCAAATCGCAAGCGCCCTCAACAAACCTATCTCGGGCGTCTCCGTTCCCAAATCCGGCATCTCCCAATCGGACTACTACGAGCGGCTCTGGCGCATCCTCAACACGTGCTGTGACGTCGCGGTGATCATCCTCGACGAGATCGACATGCTGGCCGACGACGAGGTCCTCAGAAAGCTCTCGCGGGCCGGCGAAAACAAGCACGTCTCGACGCCGATCGGCATCATCGGCGTCTCAAACAAGATCGACTACCCCGACGAGCTCTCTGAGCGGGTGCAGTCGAGTTTCAACCGCGACGAACTCGTCTTTCCAGCCTACGACGCCGACCAGCTCATCGAGATTCTCGAACACCGCCGCGACGCCTTCAAGGAGGGCGTCCTCGACGACGGTGCGATACCACTCACCGCTGCGCTCGCCGCGCAAGATCACGGCGACGCCAGGAAGGCGATCGACATTCTCCGGAACGCCGGTCGAATCGCTCGCGACGAGGAGTCCACAACAGTCACGGAGGAACACGTCCGTGCGGCCCAGTCGAAGACGGAGGCGGATCGCTTCGACGAACTGGTGAATGGCGCCCCGCTCCAGGCGAAGTTGATCATCCTCACGCTCGCCCGGTTGCACCGCGAGAGCGAACAGAACGAGTTCGTTACGGAAACAATCTACAAGACGTATCGACAACTGGCCGAACAGATCGACGTGGAACCCCGATCCGAACGCCGGGTTCAGGAGATTCTTCAGGAACAGGACTTCCTGAACGTGATTCAATCCGATCGTCGCGGTAGAGGACGCGGCAAGGGCGTCGCCTCCTATCACCGCCTCCTCGAGGACGTGAATATCGTCGAGCACGTGCTAAATCGCGATGGTCGGCTTCGGGAGCTCGTCGATACGGAGTGA
- a CDS encoding sulfatase, with protein sequence MNVVLVVMDTARADVLESVLSSPATFTGTQTKGGTYFNQSFASAPWTLPSHASLFTGTTPSKHGAHAGHKHLSNHHATLAEILANEGYETVAVSNNTWISEEFGFDQGFKTFYKTWQYVQSETDLGRVARQEEGIDKLRKGLRALFDGNPVTNFANAVYGQFFRKTEDDGAARTNEWIEDWLASRDDMRPFFLFVNYLEPHLEYRPPRDRAIEHLPDDVTYEEAMDVPQDAWDYIAGTVEMTGKDFEILRSLYRAEISYVHERVEGVVEMLKGADEWEDTLLVVTGDHGENIGEHGLMDHQYALYDTLLHVPLFVHGGPFGGGEIDDIVQLIDIPPTILDVLDVDAPDAREQFQGISFHPDAGETREHAISEYLAPQPSMDAIEERVGELPNDVREYDRSLRAIRTGEYKYIRGSDGSEELYDVRNDPDETDDVADTHDDIVDELAAQLDEWLTSFNHADTADNVSMNEDTKARLEDLGYLQ encoded by the coding sequence ATGAACGTCGTCCTCGTCGTCATGGACACCGCACGAGCGGACGTCCTGGAATCCGTACTGTCGTCTCCTGCTACCTTCACCGGGACACAGACGAAGGGTGGCACTTACTTCAACCAGTCCTTCGCGTCTGCGCCGTGGACGCTCCCATCTCACGCTTCTCTGTTCACCGGAACGACACCTTCGAAACACGGTGCCCACGCAGGCCACAAACACCTCAGTAACCACCACGCAACGCTGGCGGAAATCCTCGCAAACGAGGGGTACGAGACCGTCGCCGTCTCGAACAACACCTGGATCAGCGAGGAGTTCGGCTTCGACCAGGGATTCAAGACGTTCTACAAGACGTGGCAGTACGTCCAGTCCGAGACTGACCTCGGGCGGGTCGCCCGCCAAGAAGAGGGGATCGACAAACTCAGGAAAGGGCTCAGAGCGCTGTTCGACGGCAATCCGGTTACGAACTTCGCGAACGCGGTTTACGGACAGTTCTTCAGGAAAACAGAAGACGACGGTGCCGCCCGTACGAACGAGTGGATCGAAGACTGGCTGGCGAGCAGGGACGATATGCGTCCGTTCTTCCTGTTCGTCAACTATCTCGAACCACACCTCGAGTACCGGCCCCCGAGGGACCGCGCGATCGAACACCTCCCCGACGATGTCACTTACGAGGAAGCGATGGACGTTCCACAGGACGCATGGGACTACATCGCCGGGACAGTCGAGATGACGGGGAAAGATTTCGAGATCCTCCGTTCACTCTACCGGGCAGAGATTTCGTACGTCCATGAGCGGGTTGAGGGCGTCGTCGAGATGCTCAAAGGCGCTGACGAATGGGAGGACACCCTGCTCGTCGTCACTGGAGATCATGGAGAGAACATCGGCGAGCACGGTCTAATGGATCACCAGTACGCTCTCTATGACACCCTCCTTCACGTTCCGTTGTTCGTCCACGGCGGCCCCTTCGGAGGCGGGGAAATCGACGACATCGTGCAACTCATCGACATCCCACCGACGATCCTCGACGTCCTCGACGTCGACGCGCCGGACGCTCGCGAGCAGTTTCAGGGGATTTCTTTCCACCCCGATGCCGGAGAGACACGTGAACACGCAATATCGGAGTATCTGGCCCCACAGCCGTCGATGGACGCGATCGAAGAACGGGTCGGGGAACTCCCAAACGACGTTCGCGAGTACGACCGTTCGCTCAGAGCGATCCGCACGGGGGAGTACAAGTACATCCGCGGGTCCGACGGTTCGGAGGAACTCTACGACGTCCGGAACGATCCGGACGAAACGGACGACGTCGCGGATACGCATGACGACATCGTCGACGAACTAGCCGCTCAACTAGATGAGTGGCTCACCTCATTCAATCACGCGGATACTGCCGACAATGTATCGATGAACGAGGATACGAAGGCTCGGCTCGAGGACCTCGGCTATCTACAGTAA
- a CDS encoding alkaline phosphatase family protein has protein sequence MTSTIILGLDGATWSILTPLLNSGDLPELQSLIDDGQADSLKSTFPPITAPAWLSMATGQNPGKTGVFYFLNRDDPDSFDFESLGSDSFHGQSFWDVLTARNHSVGVFNFPMLYPPYDLGEEGFMVSGLGSPGDDTISDPDGLKRELDEVTGGYEVKVPYADPKYQNRPGQLASDLHEMLEKREAAMTYLLEEKRPDVFFGVVSVTDWAQHYFWRYHDSDHELHDPSADEEHKKALTRLWERVDDTVGAIADFAEREDANLLIVSDHGFGPVNQTFYSNSWLEQKGFRTPAETSSVQALRTRYFPYLRRIAEPIVSAVPQLNNLAKSVGKSIRGSPGDDIDWDRSTVFAPRQNLTCGMLYMLSEDPDDREAVIDALEGLTDDDGQPLEVDVFRPEDRYHGPKTDLAPDILFTVEDFECAVDPRHTTDDGHLVSGPPSAARSGGHRMEGIYVAAGPDIESGDGIPASIFDIAPTLLYAADEPIPNVMDGEPLTDLFTSNFRDERSIRRQSLSRLVGSGETSAERDTDAVQDRLEDLGYI, from the coding sequence ATGACTAGCACTATTATCCTCGGACTCGACGGTGCTACATGGTCTATTCTTACTCCTCTTCTAAATAGTGGGGATTTACCAGAACTCCAATCACTCATCGATGACGGACAGGCGGATAGTCTCAAAAGTACGTTCCCACCGATAACAGCCCCAGCCTGGCTGTCAATGGCGACCGGACAGAATCCCGGGAAGACGGGGGTCTTCTATTTCCTCAACCGTGACGATCCGGATTCATTCGACTTCGAGTCGCTCGGTTCGGACTCGTTTCACGGACAGAGCTTCTGGGATGTCCTCACCGCCCGCAATCATAGCGTTGGTGTGTTCAACTTTCCGATGCTGTATCCGCCATACGACCTCGGTGAGGAAGGATTCATGGTGAGCGGGCTCGGATCACCCGGCGATGACACGATTTCCGATCCGGACGGTCTCAAACGCGAACTCGATGAGGTGACCGGCGGATACGAAGTAAAGGTGCCGTACGCCGACCCGAAGTACCAGAATAGGCCCGGCCAGCTGGCGTCCGACCTCCACGAGATGCTCGAAAAGCGAGAAGCAGCCATGACGTACCTTCTGGAAGAGAAACGTCCCGATGTGTTCTTCGGCGTCGTGAGCGTCACCGACTGGGCCCAGCACTACTTCTGGCGATACCATGACTCCGACCACGAGCTGCACGACCCCAGCGCCGACGAGGAACACAAAAAAGCACTCACACGCCTGTGGGAGCGCGTTGACGATACCGTTGGAGCAATCGCAGACTTCGCCGAACGAGAGGACGCTAACTTGCTGATCGTCTCCGATCACGGATTCGGTCCGGTCAATCAGACATTCTACTCCAATAGCTGGCTTGAACAGAAGGGCTTCCGGACACCCGCTGAAACGTCGTCCGTCCAAGCGCTTCGAACACGCTACTTCCCGTACCTCCGTCGGATCGCAGAGCCGATCGTCTCCGCAGTACCGCAACTCAACAACCTAGCAAAGTCAGTCGGGAAGTCTATTAGGGGGTCTCCGGGCGACGACATCGACTGGGATCGCAGTACCGTCTTCGCTCCGCGCCAGAATCTCACCTGCGGGATGCTCTACATGCTCTCGGAGGATCCGGACGATAGGGAAGCCGTAATCGACGCCCTCGAAGGCCTTACTGACGACGATGGACAGCCCCTCGAAGTAGATGTCTTCCGGCCTGAAGATCGCTATCACGGGCCGAAGACTGATCTAGCACCGGATATCCTGTTCACAGTCGAGGACTTCGAGTGTGCCGTCGATCCGCGTCACACCACCGACGACGGACATCTCGTTAGTGGCCCCCCATCGGCGGCCCGGAGCGGTGGCCACCGAATGGAAGGAATCTACGTCGCTGCCGGTCCCGATATCGAGTCAGGTGACGGTATACCGGCCAGCATATTCGACATCGCCCCGACGCTGCTATACGCTGCCGACGAGCCGATTCCCAATGTGATGGACGGTGAACCGCTGACCGACCTGTTCACCTCGAACTTCCGGGACGAGCGGTCGATCAGAAGGCAATCCCTCTCTCGCTTAGTGGGAAGCGGAGAGACGAGCGCTGAACGGGATACCGATGCAGTACAGGATCGGTTGGAAGACCTCGGATACATATGA
- a CDS encoding IS5 family transposase, whose product MPKLLFRFVKQAASLAQKRCAASPTAVVSDPAGNGFAGWKHLTLHFLRVHMSASYAEIVDWASEMDRVRAVLQLARFEFPAPSTLWRSFERVPTRIWRQLLGRSATRCDPGDHGALDATFIDRQAASSHYVARSDRDIQTLKTTALVDTESCAVLDVHCSAHWPHDTQVGRQVALRNTEKIESLAGDKGYDDQSLRDALRSDGVRPVIKHRLFAHYDHAHNARLDSDLYGQRWMAESAFSAIKRRYGSAVRPGIWYREFRELVLTAAVYNLEQAIKE is encoded by the coding sequence GTGCCTAAACTCCTCTTCCGCTTCGTTAAGCAAGCGGCGTCGCTAGCTCAAAAGCGCTGTGCTGCCAGCCCCACGGCGGTGGTGAGCGACCCGGCTGGCAACGGATTTGCTGGCTGGAAGCATCTCACGCTGCATTTTCTGCGGGTTCATATGAGCGCGAGCTACGCGGAAATCGTCGATTGGGCCAGTGAGATGGATCGGGTGCGCGCAGTCTTGCAGTTGGCCCGCTTCGAGTTCCCGGCACCCTCGACGCTGTGGCGGTCATTCGAGCGGGTGCCGACACGCATTTGGCGCCAACTGCTCGGCCGGTCGGCAACCCGCTGCGATCCAGGCGATCACGGCGCGCTGGATGCCACGTTTATCGACCGCCAGGCGGCATCCAGCCACTACGTTGCACGGTCGGATCGCGACATACAGACGCTGAAAACGACGGCGCTGGTCGATACAGAATCGTGTGCCGTCCTCGACGTCCACTGCTCGGCACACTGGCCCCACGATACCCAGGTGGGCCGTCAGGTAGCGCTACGCAACACTGAGAAAATCGAGAGTCTCGCCGGTGACAAAGGCTACGACGATCAGTCGCTGCGGGACGCACTCCGTTCAGATGGCGTCCGGCCAGTGATCAAACACCGGTTGTTCGCCCACTACGACCACGCACATAACGCACGGTTGGACAGCGACCTCTACGGGCAGCGTTGGATGGCCGAGAGTGCATTCTCGGCCATCAAGCGTCGATACGGCTCCGCTGTCAGGCCGGGCATCTGGTACAGAGAGTTTCGTGAACTCGTGCTCACCGCCGCAGTCTATAATCTCGAACAAGCAATCAAGGAGTGA
- a CDS encoding glycosyltransferase family 4 protein yields the protein MRILRVAQNLYPEVPGGGTYHVHAMSRDQAAMGHDVTVLTVSDDESLPRREERDGYTVVRRSPTVKLLGNEISAGVARHLRDASGFDMIHAHSHLYFSTNLAALKRRLGDVPLAITNHGLYSQNAPEWLFDLYLRSLGRWTFNQADVMFCYTDEDRERVQEFGVNSRIEVVPNGVDTERFTPDGEESDLIKHDGPVVLFVGRLVDGKRPQDAIQAVSQLSEEMDVHLYVVGDGPLRGELESMADESTVTFLGQVPYDEMPAVYRSGNALVLPSRAEGLPRTVLEAFASGVPVVSSYLKHTAPIVQKGGETVPVGDINRYAAALRRVLDEADTLGENGCRTVVERFQWRETAEETTEILRELL from the coding sequence ATGCGCATTCTCCGTGTCGCACAGAACCTCTATCCCGAAGTTCCCGGCGGCGGGACCTATCACGTCCACGCGATGAGCCGGGACCAGGCTGCGATGGGCCACGACGTGACCGTACTGACCGTATCCGATGACGAGAGCTTACCCCGACGTGAGGAGCGGGACGGATACACCGTGGTGCGTCGGTCGCCGACAGTCAAGTTGCTTGGGAACGAGATATCGGCCGGCGTGGCGCGGCATCTCCGGGATGCCTCCGGGTTCGACATGATCCACGCCCACTCGCACCTATACTTCTCGACGAACCTGGCTGCACTGAAGCGGCGGCTAGGCGACGTTCCACTGGCAATTACGAACCACGGGTTGTACTCGCAAAACGCCCCCGAATGGTTGTTTGATCTGTACCTTCGGAGTCTAGGGCGGTGGACGTTTAATCAAGCAGACGTAATGTTCTGTTATACCGACGAGGACCGGGAACGCGTCCAGGAGTTCGGTGTGAACTCGCGCATCGAAGTCGTCCCGAATGGGGTCGATACGGAGCGGTTCACACCCGACGGTGAGGAAAGTGACTTGATTAAGCACGATGGGCCGGTGGTGCTGTTCGTAGGACGGTTGGTGGACGGAAAGCGACCACAGGACGCGATACAGGCAGTGTCGCAGTTGTCCGAGGAGATGGATGTCCACCTCTACGTCGTCGGGGACGGTCCATTGCGAGGCGAACTTGAATCGATGGCCGACGAGAGCACTGTGACGTTTCTGGGACAGGTCCCCTACGACGAAATGCCCGCAGTGTATCGTTCCGGCAATGCGTTGGTGTTGCCCAGTCGGGCTGAAGGGTTACCGCGGACCGTGCTGGAGGCGTTCGCGTCCGGGGTTCCAGTGGTGTCGAGTTACTTAAAACATACGGCGCCGATTGTGCAGAAAGGCGGGGAGACGGTACCGGTCGGCGACATCAACAGATATGCGGCTGCACTGCGGCGAGTCCTCGACGAGGCCGATACCCTCGGGGAGAACGGATGTAGGACGGTCGTGGAGCGATTCCAATGGCGAGAGACAGCGGAAGAGACGACGGAAATCCTACGGGAATTACTGTAG
- a CDS encoding O-antigen ligase family protein, with amino-acid sequence MITLITLCFIFILGVLLLPSTASILRLLVFIPISVINLFLIPVVVPKYNYYGVLSRLTAVSTLIGLPAIVLGPFGPIHAYHHSKPPGFPIPLYGLMSIFDNPNAMGAIAVFGALAAMWEYFFDRSILSLLLFIINSSGVYFSQSRAAILALIAGVTVVGIYCIAGQETLHITTYLGLVSAPTIVLIKFGIIPGPELIQSIDFNNRVELWTAAYHAFLDRPLIGWGIGNVPDAMRPYLAPSFLKGMGPHTSYIRMFAATGIIGGVLYLYIHLRSISCIVPNIKDNSDATEYALVIAGMVIHTFSGISIFGLAITSVVPAIILGYAQLYPDEK; translated from the coding sequence GTGATTACACTAATTACGTTGTGTTTTATTTTTATACTTGGAGTTCTCTTGTTACCATCAACTGCATCTATCCTTCGACTTCTTGTCTTTATACCAATATCAGTAATTAATTTATTTTTAATACCTGTAGTAGTACCTAAGTATAATTATTATGGGGTTCTGTCACGTCTAACTGCAGTTTCCACTCTCATTGGACTTCCAGCAATAGTCCTCGGACCGTTTGGCCCAATTCACGCATATCACCACTCAAAACCCCCAGGTTTTCCCATCCCGCTTTACGGACTCATGTCAATTTTTGACAACCCGAATGCCATGGGAGCTATAGCTGTCTTCGGTGCACTAGCAGCAATGTGGGAGTACTTTTTCGACAGATCCATCTTATCCTTGTTGCTTTTTATTATAAATTCTTCAGGAGTCTATTTTTCTCAGAGTCGCGCAGCCATACTTGCTCTAATAGCCGGTGTTACAGTCGTAGGGATTTATTGTATAGCGGGTCAAGAGACCTTGCACATCACAACCTACCTTGGCCTAGTGTCTGCGCCAACTATTGTCCTTATCAAATTCGGCATTATCCCTGGCCCAGAATTGATCCAGAGTATTGACTTCAACAATCGTGTTGAACTTTGGACTGCAGCATATCACGCGTTTCTGGATCGACCCCTTATCGGATGGGGAATCGGAAACGTACCCGATGCCATGAGACCTTATCTTGCCCCCTCATTTTTGAAAGGAATGGGGCCACATACCAGCTATATCCGAATGTTCGCTGCTACTGGAATCATTGGAGGTGTCCTTTATTTATACATTCATCTTAGGTCCATATCGTGTATAGTTCCGAATATAAAAGACAATTCAGATGCAACTGAATACGCCCTAGTTATAGCAGGGATGGTTATCCACACATTTAGTGGCATTAGCATTTTTGGTTTGGCCATTACTTCCGTTGTTCCTGCGATAATACTCGGGTACGCTCAGCTCTATCCAGATGAGAAATAG